One Hippoglossus hippoglossus isolate fHipHip1 chromosome 5, fHipHip1.pri, whole genome shotgun sequence genomic window carries:
- the cdab gene encoding cytidine deaminase b, with protein sequence MEQARMDKVKFSVEVMHIKDQGSRHLSPETIKRLIHQSQEAKKQAYCPYSKFRVGAALLTLDNRVFTGCNVENACYNLGVCAERNAMSKAVSEGYRSFKAIAVASDLNDQFISPCGGCRQFMREFGANWDVYLSKPDGSCLKMTVDELLPLSFGPEDLSMKKVIDIPNEY encoded by the exons ATGGAACAGGCAAGGATGGACAAAGTGAAGTTCAGCGTGGAAGTGATGCACATCAAAGACCAGGGCTCCAGACACTTGTCCCCGGAAACAATCAAGAGGCTGATCCACCAGTCCCAGGAGGCGAAGAAACAAGCCTACTGTCCATACAGCAAATTCAGAGTGGGGGCCGCTCTCCTGACCCTCGACAACCGTGTGTTCACag GTTGCAATGTGGAGAATGCTTGCTACAACTTGGGGGTGTGTGCCGAAAGGAATGCCATGTCAAAGGCGGTGTCGGAAGGCTACAGATCATTCAAAGCCATTGCGGTCGCCAG TGATCTGAACGACCAGTTCATCTCGCCCTGTGGCGGCTGCAGGCAGTTCATGAGAGAG TTTGGAGCTAATTGGGACGTGTACTTGTCAAAGCCGGACGGCTCGTGCCTGAAGATGACTGTGGACGAGCTGCTGCCTTTGTCCTTCGGCCCCGAGGACCTGTCCATGAAGAAAGTGATTGACATTCCCAATGAGTACTGA